The genomic interval ATTTTTGAATGTTTGGCATTAATTTACAGtaacattttattgtatttttttttttttttttttaaactcatcaaaaattgcagcaaaaacctTTTCTAATTAGGCGCAATCCGTAAAACAATAGAAAAAATTCCAGGACCCAATTTTTGCTATAAAGTCGctcgctttggctcaaaaatactCCTTTAGTGGGTTCCAGGGCCTTACAGTTGAATGTTCCCACTAGTAGAATGTGATTTTAGGTAATAGTCCGATGCAATTATTTATCATATCAGCCTGGATACCATAAACGACAATTTAAAGGGGCACTGCAGAGTTACGAGAATCGCTAGAGCAACACGTGAAATTCATGGTCGAATAAAAAAATCCAGTCAGCCTCTCCCCAGTCTGAAGTggatgataacagagaacaatacacTGTATTGCAAATACGCACGACATAGACTTTAGTGCCCCTTTAAAAGCCTGCCGTTTTCTCTGGCACAGAAGGAGTTAAGCTTTATGACCTGGCTCCCTGAATTCCTATTGTCCCGTCTTGTGCTCTCCCACGCTGGCGTTCGGGAAACTGGGACATTAGTAATTTATCCGCGCAAGCAAATCTCAGAATGGCATTTAGTAggaggattataaaaaaaaataaaaaaattctttctGCTCACATCCGCCTACCTCGAATTCTAATTTTCGGACCAGTCCACAGCTATAGAGAGGGAATGTTCTCTAATAATTATAGAACCTATATACAGTCATATCCTGTGGAAAAATAGTTAGTGATGTACAGGTCACTGTACCTTTAATTAATGCATTTGCATAGAGAAACATGTAACatacaaaaacaacaaaaagaaaattaaaaacccaACATTACCTgagtaacataaaaaaaaactgcacataaccggccatacatacatatagtatatacacatatattaagGGAGAAATGGACACCTGCACCCCAAGTTTCTGGGTGCATAAGCTCCAACAAGTACAGTTTGTATAGGCAATATAGGGATGTATAGATATAGGACGTTGCTCCACACTAAGTCGGCTGTCGTTTTGGCCAATCAGatcgctgggtgccagttgtatcACGTCTTTACTGATATAACTGGTTCCGAGTGATAAAGTGACTGGCTGCACTCTCTTAAGGGATTCACCCAATAAAAATGGCCGACTTCTACGGAGAGGGTTAATGGCTGCCTGAGTACATTACATCTACAGTGAGTCGCCTTATACGGCGACATGTAATAAGAGACGCTGCGCCAGTTGTTCGTGTTGGTCTGTCCCATATCCATACATCTTATCTTTTTTGCCCATGCTGTTCTAATATGGCTGCCAAGTTAGGATCTAACATGGAAGCGAGCTGCGGGGGCGTTCGGCCTTCGCGGTCACGATGCTGTAAGTTGGAACGTGAGACGAGGTAGGCGATGACGGGAATATGACCCTCACGGAGAGCTAAGTGTATGGGGAGAGAGCCTGAGGCGTCGGGAGTGTTGAGGTCTGCTCCATACTGAACCAAGACTTGCAAGGTGTCCAGGAAACCCATCCGGGCGGCATCGTGAGCTGGGGAGATGCCGTACGAGTCCTGAATATTCGGGCAGGCACCCTGTTTCAGAAGCTCCGATGCCACCGGTGTACTGCCAAACATCATCACCTGGAGggacaaaagggggggggggggaggctagGAAAATTATTTGCAGTTCACCACCACACTGAATCTTCTCACTTACCATCTTCACACGAACACGTGGTCATTGCTTCATTGCACCCACATGCTAAATTACCAAAAACCATAGCGAGTCACCCTAGCAAAGTGGCAGAATCACAGGCTATCTACCCACAAGTAGCTCTCGGGGTCCTTGCATGTGGTTCGCAGCTGTTGGCATGCTATTGCGGCACCAGGGATGTCATAGCATTACTAAAAGTTGGCACCAGGTTCAAAACCATATTACTGGTAGATACCTTGCCAACTGCCATGGCTTGCAGCCTACAAAAGGTTCGGGACTTCTGCCTTAAAGGGTGAGTCCTCTTTCAACAAAAATTCTCAGTACTGATTGATTGAGTTGTTATGTCATTTTCACTATTTATATCCATAGCTGCGTTTAAAAGgctgctggttgcccttggaaacagacagcagtttgGCTCCATAatgctgtcagacatgtgacctgaCAGCTGAGCTGTAACTGTGTACCTGTTATTTGagttcccacaatgcactgctctccgaTTTCCCCACCATCGTTTGATAACATATCACTAGGGCATTCCAGGGGGACTTGAGATGCAGTACACACTACGAGCCCTGGAATTTTTTTATCAATGTAAACCCTTCCTAGAATTACACCCCAATAGACACAGCCATAATGTCTCCATTAATAGTGCCATTGCAGTGCCCCCCATTAACAGTCCCCAAATAAACAATACTGCTCACAAACCAGCATAGCctcccttcacacagccatagaatgcaatgataaaattctggctgacaacagctgccactagggggagctcacttccAGTCAATGGGAAGAGTATAAATACATATGCAGCTAGCTCCCCCTGCTGGCAGATTTGCCTGCTCGGATGGAAGTCTGGGGAAACTGTTGGACAATCCTGTAGACTAGGCAAGCATGCACTAGGGCAGCAGTCATCAACTGGCGGATCGCCACCCAAATGCGGACTGGGGTTGCCAGCTATCTGCACCCGTTGATATGCCATCATAGATGCATTGGAGGAGGGTAGTGTCTGCCGTGAGGAGAGGAACTGCCCGTACACAAGGTCGTGACGCTGGCCACCATCAGGACGTTGTGTGCCGAGGCGCCTCGAATGGAAAAGGACTCAGGAGCGGTAagtgtatattttatttttgtctggtctggggtcttaattttcaggtctgtctgaattaatttttagGGAGTCTGGTTTtcccacttaaaaaaaataataaatcttgATGTGAATAGTTCTACAAAGCTTGCAAAAGTTGAGAAGAAATCTTTCATGTTGGTGTTCAGCTCTGCCCGCAGACGCAGGTAAGCGGACATCTACTAAAACTAGTTGGGACCCCACTAGGGTATCAATGTTGGCATGTTGAGAGTCTGACGAATGAGGCTGGTGCACTTTATTTAGTGATGTGGCCCCCTTCCTTCTTAGGATTGTGGGTGTCCCACTGgttggacccccattgatcagacATTGAAGGTATATTACTAGCAGCATACTATAAATATACATGGGAAACCCCCTTAGACAGGAGGTGGCGAGGGAAGAAATAAGCATTAGGCAGAAGAATGATACAATAGAGCAGATGGTGCGGGTGGAGAAGAATGAGAGACGTCTCAGTGTCTATTCTCATCCCCACAGAAGCCGAGTAACATGCCGCCATGAGAACAAACCTACAAACTGAACACACTAGGCCTCACTCATCAcagctggccttgttgcccatagcaaccaatcagagcacagctttcatttcttaaactgctctggaaaaatgaaagcagcactCTGATTGGCTGGGAAATCTGGGTGACATGCCTCAGCCATATTGCTGGTCTCTCAGCCTTGCTTAGCAATGTAACAGTAAAGGACAATGCAAGGACTCCATATGCTGGTGGTCAGTCACGCACCTGCAGGGCAGTCTTCCCAAAGTGGTTTAGACAGTCCGGGTGGATCCTCTCCTGGCaaagcagtctcttcacctctgcCAGGTCTCCTTGAGCTGCCGCTCGTGTCAGGAGGTCTCCAGCGCTGGTCTCGTGCAGTAACATGAGGGGGGCGGGTGTGGGGGTGTAATGATCTGTAAGTGAACCACACAGAAGTGAGATTTCATCATTCATTGTTTTCCCCCTCAGATATTAGTGATGGTTGTTCAACATTGCTGGACTATCACTCTCATCATGAGACTCCTTCATTTGATATTATTAgattctatctacatggggaccctGCTGGTACCatttatgaggggggggggggttctcagcTGGTACCATTTATGAAGGGGGAGGTTCTCTGCTAGCAccatttattgggggggggggcacttcatCAAAACGTTTTATGGGGGACGACGACACTCTACGACGTTGTTTATGGGGTGGGGGCACTCCACCGGCACCCTTTATGGGGGCACTTTGCCTGTTATGCGGGTGTGTCTCCACAGAAATTCCAGCACATTACTGAGAATGCTTGTTAACCACAGATGGACTAGAATGCAAATACTGGGAGTATTCTCAACACAGCGCACGCAGCCTGCACCTGTCATGTAGCACAGGAATTGCACACAGCTGTCTATCTACAGACTGTCCCTGGATGAGGAGGAGCAGCATTGTATTACACATGGGATCATCCCCGTCCTGCACACTACAGGGACATCAGAAGTGCATGGAACTCCTCCAATAGCCTTACACACATCTccactgctgcagaacctctttctaAGGAGAAAGACACCAGCAGCATAAATTGGAGCGTTTTCCTAATAAACTTTATAAGGCTCTGGAGTTCTGTTTCCTAAGTACAGCGCACCGCTCCCTTGTACCTGAAAAACCTCTGCTGCCtgttgccaccactagggggctccCTTACAAGTATGTGTGCGGTACAGGGGAGCGGTGCGGTGAAACAGAGCGCCACAACCTTATTTGGTGCAATATTGGGTGTCTAGGTTGTATGTTCTCCTCATAGTCACACAggtgtgtcccccccccctcccccggtacACTGTACAGCTGCGCACACCAGACGAACAGTACGGCAGATGGCTGGTGGTTTTAGATTCATGATACGCTGCGGTTACATGAAGAGAGCCGGGGGGAAAACCCTGAGATTTCTTATTATTTGGCCATATTTGCTAGAATGCCGCTGGCTTACCCAGAACCCGGCacggaaattatatatatatatatatatatatacacacatacacacacacacacacacacacacacacacacacacacacacacacacacacactagtccttctcaagtaattagaatatcaaaaagtttaattatttcagtaattcaattcaaaaagtgaaactcatatttgatagattcattacacacagagggatctattccagcatttttttatattaatgttgatgattatgggaacagttcatgaaaacccgaaattaatgcctcatgcacacgaccgtgttttttcccacccgtaaatactggcgtaaatacgggtccttggtcacacgtattcgacccgttttgcaccagtatttacgaacccgtgcccgtaaatatggttccggtgtcacccgtattccacccgtatttacgggcacgttttcgatgcaaaattgcactgcagtaatcagcagccccttctctctatcattgcaggatagagagaaggggcagccctttccgaggtaaaagtaaaagaaattatacttacctggccgttgtcttggtgacgcgtacctctcttgacatccagcccgacatccctggatgacgcggcagtccatgtgaccgctgcagcctgtgattgacctgtgattgactgcagcggtcacatgggctgaaacgtcatccagggatgtcgggccggatgtcgagagagacgcgtcaccaaggcaacggccgggagactggactggaggaagcaggaagttctcggtaagtatgaacgtcttctctttttttttttttttacaggttgctctatattgtgatcgtaattcactgtccagggtgctgaaagagttactgccgatcagttaactctttcagcaccctggacagtgactatttactgacgtcgcctagcaatgctcccgtaatgacgggttcacacatgtagccacccatcattacgggagctccatagactcctatggactgtccgtgccgttattacggcctgaaataggacatgttctatctttttcaacggcacgggcaccttcccgtgagaaaacaggaaggtacccgtggtcaatagaagtctatgagcccgttattacgggtcgtaattacgacccataataacgggagtttttacggtcgtgtgcatgaggccttagtgtctcagaaaatttgattattatagaagcccaatttcaaaaatgattttgaataccgaaatgttgtcctactgaaatttatgtacagtatctgccctcaatacttggtcggggctccgactctgcacgaATTACTGCatgaatgtggcgtggcatggaggcgatcagcctgtggcactgctgtggtgttatcgatgcggcgtggcatgggggcgatcagcctgtggcactgttgaggggttatcaatgcggcgtggcatggaggcgatcagcctgtggcactgctgaggtgttatcaatgcggcgtgacatggaggcgatcacctgctgaggtgttatggaagcccaggttgctttgatatcggccttcagctcgtctgcattgttgggtctggtatctcatcttcctcttgacaataccctatagattctctatggggtttaggtcaggcgagtttgctggccaatcaagcgcagtgatactgtggttattacaccaggtattggtactataggcagtgtgggcaggtgccaagtcctgctggaaaatgaaatccgcatctccataaagcttgtcagcagagggaagcaagaAGTGccgggaaatgtcctgctagacgctgcgctgactctggacttgatataacacagtggacgagcaccagcagatgacactgctctccaaaccatcactgactgtggaaacttcacactggaccgctagacacttggattgacgcctctccactcttcctccagactctgggactgagatttcccaatgaaatgcaaaatttactttcatctgaaaacaggactttggacacagaccagtccttgtaaaggcttaggaaacctttgctggtgttttgtgttgatttgctgattagagtgtcacacccgGAGGCTACAATctgcaacttttacccaatattctaattttctgagagactaaattttgggtcttcattaaagaggctctgtcaccagattttgcaacctctatctgctattgcagcagatcggcgctgcaatgtagattacagtaacgttttgtttttttaaaaacgagcatttttggccaagttatgaccatttttatatttatgcaaatgaggcttgcaaaagtacaactgggcgtgtttaaagttaaagtacaagtgggcgtgtattatgtgcgtacatcggggcgtgtttacttcttttactagctgggcgttctgacgagaagtatcatccacttctcttcagaacgcccagcttctggcagatcacgctgtgacgtcactcacttcctgccccaggtcctgcatcgtgtcggacgagcgaggacacatcggcaccaggcgacagaggctacatcgacttacctgcaaacgccgatgctgctgcagaatcatctgtagcctctggtgccgatgtgtcctcgctcgtccgacacgatgcaggacctgtgagtgacgtcacagcgtgatctctggagaacacggctgtgtctgcactgccagaagctgggcgttctgaagagaagtggatgatacttctatacacaacgcccagctagtaaaagtagtaaacacgccccgatgtacgcacataatacacgcccagttgtacttttacttttcaacacgcccagttgtacttttgcaagcctcatttgcataactacaaaaatggtcataacttggccaaaaatgctcgttttttaaaaataaaaacgttactgtaatctacattgcagcgcctatctgctgcaatagcagataggggttgcaaaatctggtgacagagcctctttaaggcctcatgcacacgaccgtagccatgtgcatggccgtgattttcgggtcggctagCAGCGGACTGTCACACtcgagccgcccacaaatcgcgggccgtgcacatggccattatttgctatgagcctggaccgcagaacgcggatgtaataagacatgtccgttctttctgcggtccggactccaggccatgcacggaccgtgaaaaccacagtggtgtgcatgggcccatagaaatgaatggggccgcaattctcctgtggattttcgggggaattgcggcctgtatagcacgttcgtgtgcatggggcctaagtgttccataatcatcaacattaaaagaaaacaatacTGCAAATAGATCActatgaattgaattactgaaattaattaactttttgatgatattctaattcattgagaaggactagtgtgtatatatatatatatactgctacatACTGACCACACATACTACACAATGTCCTCACAGTGcatgagatgtgtgtgtgtgtgtatatatatatatactgctacatACTGACCACACATACTACACAATGTCCTCACAGTGcatgaggtgtgtgtgtgtgtatatatatatatatatatatactgctacatACTGACCACACATACTACACAATGTCCTCACAGTGcatgagatgtgtgtgtgtgtgtatatatatatatactgctacatACTGACCACACATACTACACAATGTCCTCACAGTGcatgagatgtgtgtgtgtgtgtatatatatatatactgctacatACTGACCACACATACTACACAATGTCCTCACAGTGcatgaggtgtgtgtgtgtgtatatatatatatatatatatatatatatatatatatatatactgctacatACTGACCACACATACTACACAATGTCCTCACAGTGCatgagatgtgtgtgtatatatatatatatatatatatatatactgctacatACTGACCACACATACTACACAATGTCCTCACAGTGcatgagatgtgtgtgtgtgtgtatatatatatatatactgctacatACTGACCACACATACTACACAATGTCCTCACAGTGCatgagatgtgtgtgtatatatatatatatatatatatatatatatatactgctacatACTGACCACACATACTACACAATGTCCTCACAGTGcatgagatgtgtgtgtgtgtgtatatatatatatactgctacatACTGACCACACATACTACACAATGTCCTCACAGTGcatgaggtgtgtgtgtgtgtatatatatatatatatatatatatactgctacatACTGACCACACATACTACACAATGTCCTCACAGTGcatgagatgtgtgtgtgtgtgtgtgtatatatatatatactgctacatACTGACCACACATACTACACAATGTCCTCACAGTGcatgaggtgtgtgtgtgtgtgtatatatatatatatatactgctacatACTGACCACACATACTACACAATGTCCTCACAGTGcatgaggtgtgtgtgtgtgtatatatatatatactgctacatACTGACCACACATACTACACAATGTCCTCACAGTGcatgagatgtgtgtgtgtgtgtgtgtgtgtgtgtatatatatatatatatactgctacatACTGACCACACATACTACACAATGTCCTCACAGTGcatgagatgtgtgtgtgtgtgtatatatatatatactgctacatACTGACCACACATACTACACAATGTCCTCACAGTGcatgaggtgtgtgtgtgtatatatatatatatatactgctacatACTGACCACACATACTACACAATGTCCTCACAGTGcacgagatgtgtgtgtgtgtgtgtgtatatatatatatactgctacatACTGACCACACATACTACACAATGTCCTCACAGTGcatgagatgtgtgtgtgtgtgtgtgtgtatatatatatatatactgctacatACTGACCACACATACTACACAATGTCCTCACAGTGcatgaggtgtgtgtgtgtgtgtgtgtgtgtgtgtgtatatatatatatatactgctacatACTGACCACACATACTACACAATGTCCTCACAGTGcatgaggtgtgtgtgtgtgtgtgtatatatatatatatatatactgctacatACTGACCACACATACTACACAATGTCCTCACAGTGcatgagatgtgtgtgtgtgtatatatatatatatatatatactgctacatACTGACCACACATACTACACAATGTCCTCACAGTGcatgagatgtgtgtgtgtgtgtatatatatatatatatatatactgctacatACTGACCACACATACTACACAATGTCCTCACAGTGcatgagatgtgtgtgtgtgtatatatatatatatatactgctacatACTGACCACACATACTACACAATGTCCTCACAGTGcatgaggtgtgtgtgtgtgtgtatatatatatatatatatactgctacatACTGACCACACATACTACACAATGTCCTCACAGTGcatgaggtgtgtgtgtgtatatatatatatactgctacatACTGACCACACATACTACACAATGTCCTCACAGTGcatgagatgtgtgtgtgtgtgtgtgtgtgtgtgtatatatatatatatactgctacatACTGACCACACATACTACACAATGTCCTCACAGTGcatgaggtgtgtgtgtgtgtgtgtgtgtgtgtgtatatatatatatatatactgctacatACTGACCACACATACTACACAATGTCCTCACAGTGcatgaggtgtgtgtgtgtgtgtgtatatatatatatatatatactgctacatACTGACCACACATACTACACAATGTCCTCACAGTGcatgagatgtgtgtgtgtgtatatatatatatatatatatactgctacatACTGACCACACATACTACACAATGTCCTCACAGTGcatgagatgtgtgtgtgtgtgtatatatatatatatatatatactgctacatACTGACCACACATACTACACAATGTCCTCACAGTGcatgagatgtgtgtgtgtgtatatatatatatatatactgctacatACTGACCACACATACTACACAATGTCCTCACAGTGcatgaggtgtgtgtgtgtgtgtatatatatatatatatatactgctacatACTGACCACACATACTACACAATGTCCTCACAGTGcatgaggtgtgtgtgtgtatatatatatatactgctacatACTGACCACACATACTACACAATGTCCTCACAGTGcatgaggtgtgtgtgtgtgtatatatatatatatactgctacatACTGACCACACATACTACACAATGTCCTCACAGTGcatgagatgtgtgtgtgtgtgtgtgtatatatatatactgctacatACTGACCACACATACTACACAATGTCCTCACAGTGcatgagatgtgtgtgtgtgtgtgtgtgtgtgtgtgtatatatatatatactgctacatACTGACCACACATACTACACAATGTCCTCACAGTGcatgagatgtgtgtgtgtgtgtgtgtatatatatatatatatatatactgctacatACTGACCACACATACTACACAATGTCCTCACAGTGcatgaggtgtg from Rhinoderma darwinii isolate aRhiDar2 chromosome 3, aRhiDar2.hap1, whole genome shotgun sequence carries:
- the CDKN2D gene encoding cyclin-dependent kinase 4 inhibitor D, which gives rise to MLLHETSAGDLLTRAAAQGDLAEVKRLLCQERIHPDCLNHFGKTALQVMMFGSTPVASELLKQGACPNIQDSYGISPAHDAARMGFLDTLQVLVQYGADLNTPDASGSLPIHLALREGHIPVIAYLVSRSNLQHRDREGRTPPQLASMLDPNLAAILEQHGQKR